Proteins encoded together in one Capricornis sumatraensis isolate serow.1 chromosome 3, serow.2, whole genome shotgun sequence window:
- the CD19 gene encoding B-lymphocyte antigen CD19, which yields MPPPLLFLLLFLTPVGVRPEDPRLVEAKEGGNAVLPCLEASSAGPPEQLAWFRGSQSTPFLALTLGLPGLGIHVGPLGTLKEPQGTMLFLFNVSKHMGGFYLCQPDPPSEQGWQPGWTVSVQGSGKLFRWNASDLNDPSCDLGKGPRPTSGHPTKSQLHVWGRDHFKEISHTDRACAPPNSTLNQSDNRDLTVAPGSTLLLSCGASRTSLVRGSVSWIHKHPMKPEVKLLSLYVSEYAQLREMWVMGTLGGKVVLLLPEATARDADIYRCNHGNKTTQMQLKVTAQSVWHWLLETGAWKVPVVTLIYLIFCLTSLVGFLYLRRALILRRKRKRMTDPTRRFFKVTPPPGNGANSQYGNMLSLSMPHSGTGRALRWAAGLGAAAPSYGNPRSDVQEARAAGSRSPPGTGPEEEEGEAYEEPDSEEGSEFYENDSNLGQDQLSQDGSGYENPEDGSLDPQDEDSFSNAESYENEDEELAPTVTRTTDLLSPHGSAWDPSREATSLGSQSYEDMRGILYAAPQLRFVRPQPGANHEEDADSYENMDNPDGPEPAWGGGARIGWSTR from the exons ATGCcacctcctctcctcttcctcctcctcttccttaccCCTGTGGGAGTCAGACCCGAGGATCCACGCCTAGTGGAGGCTAAAG agGGAGGCAACGCTGTGCTGCCATGCCTCGAAGCTTCCTCGGCTGGTCCCCCTGAACAACTGGCCTGGTTTCGGGGCTCCCAATCAACACCCTTCTTAGCATTGACCCTAGGGTTACCAGGCCTGGGCATCCATGTGGGGCCTCTGGGCACCCTGAAGGAGCCCCAGGGAACCATGCTGTTCCTCTTCAATGTCTCCAAACATATGGGGGGCTTCTACCTGTGCCAGCCAGACCCGCCTTCTGAGCAGGGCTGGCAGCCCGGCTGGACGGTCAGCGTGCAGGGCAGCG GGAAACTGTTCCGGTGGAATGCTTCAGACCTCAATGACCCGAGCTGTGACCTGGGGAAGGGCCCCAGGCCCACTTCTGGTCACCCCACAAAGTCCCAGCTGCATGTGTGGGGCAGGGACCACTTTAAGGAGATCTCACACACAGACCGGGCCTGTGCTCCACCTAACAGCACATTGAACCAGAGTGACAACCGTG ACCTCACTGTGGCCCCGGGCTCCACGCTCTTGCTATCCTGTGGGGCCTCCCGTACCTCCCTGGTCAGAGGCTCCGTCTCCTGGATCCACAAGCATCCCATGAAGCCTGAGGTCAAATTGCTGAGCCTATATGTGAGCGAATATGCCCAGCTCAGAGAGATGTGGGTCATGGGCACCCTTGGGGGAAAGGTGGTTCTGTTACTGCCCGAAGCTACAGCTCGAGATGCTGACATCTATCGTTGTAACCACGGCAACAAGACCACCCAGATGCAGCTGAAGGTCACTGCCCAGTCAG TATGGCATTGGCTGCTGGAGACTGGTGCCTGGAAAGTCCCTGTTGTGACTTTAATTTATCTGATCTtctgcctgacttccctggtgggttttCTTTATCTTCGAAGAG CCCTGATcctgaggaggaaaagaaagcgAATGACAGATCCCACTAGAAG GTTCTTCAAAGTGACGCCTCCCCCGGGAAACGGGGCCAACAGCCAGTACGGAAACATGCTTTCCCTCTCCATGCCCCACTCTGGCACGG GACGCGCCCTGCGGTGGGCTGCGGGCCTCGGAGCCGCCGCGCCGTCCTATGGAAACCCGCGCAGCGACGTCCAGGAGGCCAGAGCCGCGGGGTCCCGGAGCCCGCCAGGAACTG GCCcagaagaagaggaaggggaggcCTACGAGGAGCCGGACAGTGAAGAGGGCTCCGAGTTTTACGAGAACGACTCCAACCTTGGGCAGGACCAACTCTCCCAAG ATGGCAGCGGCTATGAGAACCCTGAGGACGGGAGTTTGGATCCTCAGGATGAAGACTCCTTCTCTAACG CTGAGTCTTATGAGAATGAAGATGAAGAACTGGCCCCGACCGTCACCAGGACAACAG acttGCTGAGCCCCCATGGATCAGCCTGGGACCCCAGTAGGGAGGCAACCTCCCTCG GGTCCCAATCCTATGAGGATATGAGAGGGATCTTATATGCAGCTCCCCAGCTCCGCTTCGTTCGACCCCAGCCTGGTGCCAATCATGAGGAAG ATGCAGACTCTTATGAGAACATGGATAATCCTGATGGACCAGAACCGGCATGGGGAGGAGGGGCTCGAATAGGGTGGAGCACAAGGTGA